In Nocardioides jishulii, the DNA window CAGCGGCATCGAGCTCGACGACCTCGGCCTGCAACGTCCGAGCCTCGACGACGTCTTCCTGCACCTGACCGGCCGCCGCGCCGAGGACGAGCTCGGCGACCGGGCTGACCAGGACGGAATGGGTGGCCAGGACGGACGGACCGAGGAAGAGACGCACGTGGAGGCACGACGATGACGGCCCAGACGCAGACACAGACGCGCACCCTCGAACGGCCGACCATCCGGCCCACCTCACTGGTCCGACAGTCGTGGGCGATCACGCGCCGCAACCTGATCCACATCCGACGGATGCCGGAGATGCTGCTCGACGTCACGCTCCAACCCGTGATGTTCGTGCTGCTCTTCGCCTACGTGTTCGGGGGAGCCATCGCCGTCCAGGGCGCCGCCGACGGCTACCGCGAGTGGCTGTTGGGCGGGATCATGGGCCAGACGATGGCCTTCGCCTCCTTCATCGTCGCCGTGGGCCTGACCGCCGACATCGACAAGGGCATCGTCGACCGGATGCGCTCGCTGCCGATCCACCTGGCCGCGGTGCTGGTGGGTCGCAGCCTGTCGAGCCTCGTGCACTCCTCGCTCGGCATCGTGGTCATGAGCCTGACGGGTCTCGTGGTCGGGTGGCGGATCCGAGGGTCGTTCCTCGACGCCGTGCTTGCCTACGGACTGCTCGTGCTGTGGGCCTTCGCGATGATCTGGATCGGCATCCTGGTCGGGTCGACGATGCGTTCGGTGGAGGCGGTCAACGGCGTCATGTTCACCGTGATGTTTCCGCTGACGTTCCTCTCCAACGCCTTCGCGCCGACCGAGCGGATGCCGGAGGTCCTGCGAGTCTTCGCGGAGTGGAACCCGATCTCCTCACTGGTCCAGGGGGTGCGCGAGCTCTGGGGCAACACTGCCCCGGCCGGCCCGGACGCCGCCCTCCCGCTGCAGCACCCGGTGCTCTCGACGGTGATCTGGTGCTTCGGGTTGACCGTCGTGCTGGCGCCGCTGGCCCTGGGCGCCTTCCGCCGGCGTACGCGCGACTGACGCCATGGCGAGCACCGGGTCGCAGGCGGACCACGCGACGTCGCTGGAGACCGAGCTGCACGCCCACGGGCCTCTGGCCCCGGAGCTGGCCACCTTCGCCCAGTTCATCGGAGCC includes these proteins:
- a CDS encoding ABC transporter permease; its protein translation is MTAQTQTQTRTLERPTIRPTSLVRQSWAITRRNLIHIRRMPEMLLDVTLQPVMFVLLFAYVFGGAIAVQGAADGYREWLLGGIMGQTMAFASFIVAVGLTADIDKGIVDRMRSLPIHLAAVLVGRSLSSLVHSSLGIVVMSLTGLVVGWRIRGSFLDAVLAYGLLVLWAFAMIWIGILVGSTMRSVEAVNGVMFTVMFPLTFLSNAFAPTERMPEVLRVFAEWNPISSLVQGVRELWGNTAPAGPDAALPLQHPVLSTVIWCFGLTVVLAPLALGAFRRRTRD